A genome region from Thermoanaerobacterium xylanolyticum LX-11 includes the following:
- the fliY gene encoding flagellar motor switch phosphatase FliY has product MSDILSQDEINALLSGMSGIENSKSDVILTEEEQDVLGEIGNISFGTSATTLFTLLRNKVTITTPKVSIVNWESLKKEFNIPYVAVEVEYTEGIKGNNLLILKEQDVLRITDLMMGGDGNVTEGEITELHLSAIGEAMNQMIGSASTSLSTLIGESINISPPKAFIVDFNKGLPGDISFPEGDIVKVAFKMVVGDIIDSEIMQLIPISFAKKLVEQVMSKNVENSPKGSFQDVNDDDIINTGTAGIKNDFNEEIRHEEQISQPKSRKVDVKPVVFKELDADEQTVSEKENINLIMDIPLTVTVELGRTRKLIKDILELNEGSIIELDKLAGEPVDILVNGKFIAKGEVVVIDENFGVRILDIVKQSKRINSL; this is encoded by the coding sequence ATGAGTGATATTTTATCACAAGATGAAATTAATGCATTATTAAGCGGTATGTCTGGCATAGAAAATAGCAAAAGCGATGTAATTCTAACTGAAGAAGAACAAGATGTTTTAGGTGAGATAGGAAATATTAGCTTTGGAACTTCTGCAACAACTTTGTTTACGCTTCTCAGAAACAAAGTAACTATAACAACGCCTAAAGTCAGCATTGTTAACTGGGAAAGCTTAAAGAAAGAATTCAATATACCATACGTTGCTGTTGAAGTAGAGTATACAGAAGGCATTAAAGGTAACAATCTTTTAATTTTAAAGGAGCAAGATGTACTTCGCATCACTGATTTAATGATGGGTGGTGATGGGAATGTCACTGAAGGAGAGATAACAGAACTTCATTTGAGTGCTATTGGAGAAGCAATGAATCAGATGATTGGTTCTGCATCGACTTCGCTGTCTACACTCATTGGCGAAAGCATAAATATTTCGCCGCCAAAAGCTTTTATCGTGGATTTTAACAAAGGATTGCCAGGAGACATCTCGTTTCCTGAAGGAGATATAGTCAAGGTTGCATTTAAGATGGTAGTTGGAGATATAATTGACAGTGAAATCATGCAATTGATTCCTATTTCATTTGCTAAAAAGCTTGTTGAACAGGTGATGTCAAAAAATGTAGAAAATTCTCCAAAAGGTTCTTTTCAAGATGTTAATGATGATGATATAATAAATACTGGTACTGCAGGAATAAAGAATGATTTCAATGAAGAAATTAGACATGAAGAGCAAATAAGCCAGCCAAAAAGTAGAAAGGTCGATGTGAAGCCGGTCGTCTTTAAAGAGCTTGACGCTGATGAACAGACAGTTTCAGAAAAAGAAAATATAAATCTTATTATGGATATTCCACTAACTGTCACTGTTGAGTTGGGACGTACAAGAAAATTAATAAAAGATATATTAGAACTTAATGAAGGCTCTATAATTGAGCTTGACAAATTAGCTGGCGAGCCTGTAGATATATTGGTCAATGGGAAATTTATTGCGAAAGGCGAAGTAGTAGTAATAGATGAGAATTTCGGCGTCAGAATACTTGATATAGTAAAACAAAGCAAAAGAATAAATTCATTATAA
- the fliM gene encoding flagellar motor switch protein FliM — MADILSQSEIDELLKAMNSGEFDVKEIEENQQEAKVKPYDFRRPNKFSKEQLRTLQMIFENMSRSFTTFLSGYLRTLVQVSIVSVEQITYYEFSNSLTNPVFIAVIDAKPLEGPIILECNNNTTFTIIDKILGGIGASETVQRDYTEIEMGLLTRITTQLLPLIKDAWSNVIELNPEITRIETNSQFTQVISPNETVALCTMSLKINDNEGLINFCLPHITIVPILPLLTTKTWFSNAEKQTYDIGIIKDKISNTYVPLKVVIGTSKITVRDLLSFDKGDVIEINKRYKDPIEVKINDETKFLGVPGIRNKKYCVQITEICSEGDDADE, encoded by the coding sequence ATGGCTGACATACTGTCACAAAGCGAAATCGATGAATTATTAAAAGCAATGAATTCAGGAGAATTTGATGTAAAAGAGATAGAAGAAAATCAGCAGGAAGCAAAAGTTAAACCTTATGACTTTCGTAGACCTAATAAATTTTCAAAGGAACAATTAAGAACTCTCCAAATGATATTTGAAAATATGTCGAGAAGTTTTACGACGTTTTTATCTGGTTATTTAAGGACATTAGTTCAAGTATCAATAGTGTCTGTGGAACAGATAACATATTATGAGTTTAGCAATTCATTGACAAATCCAGTATTCATAGCCGTTATTGATGCAAAGCCGCTGGAAGGACCTATTATACTTGAGTGCAACAATAATACAACATTTACAATAATAGATAAAATATTGGGTGGTATTGGTGCATCTGAAACTGTGCAAAGAGATTATACTGAAATTGAGATGGGGCTTTTAACGAGAATAACAACGCAATTGTTGCCACTGATAAAAGATGCATGGAGCAATGTCATAGAGCTCAACCCAGAGATAACGAGAATAGAGACCAATTCTCAATTTACGCAAGTAATTTCTCCTAATGAAACTGTAGCATTGTGTACAATGTCTTTGAAGATAAATGATAATGAAGGGTTGATAAATTTTTGCCTGCCACATATAACGATTGTTCCTATACTGCCGTTGCTTACTACAAAGACATGGTTCTCTAACGCAGAAAAGCAGACGTATGACATAGGAATAATTAAAGATAAAATATCTAATACATATGTTCCTTTAAAAGTTGTCATAGGCACATCAAAGATAACGGTTAGAGATTTGTTAAGCTTTGATAAAGGCGATGTAATTGAGATAAATAAACGGTATAAAGATCCTATTGAAGTAAAGATAAATGATGAAACAAAGTTTTTAGGTGTTCCAGGGATTAGAAACAAGAAATACTGCGTTCAAATAACTGAGATTTGCAGCGAAGGAGATGATGCGGATGAGTGA
- a CDS encoding flagellar basal body-associated FliL family protein, whose amino-acid sequence MKNNIIIIILLVVIIAFGSAFFFFNYNSKPAKIVYYNYSPGSEFITNLKGDDKFIKAGIELEVTDKNVLKELSDQNPKIRDAIIQILRNETAQDLEGSEGQAKLQNQIKSQINKILGADKITNVYFDDFIVQ is encoded by the coding sequence ATGAAAAATAACATCATAATAATAATTTTATTAGTAGTTATCATAGCTTTTGGAAGTGCATTTTTCTTTTTTAATTACAACTCAAAACCAGCTAAAATTGTTTATTATAATTATTCTCCTGGCAGCGAGTTTATTACAAACTTAAAAGGAGACGATAAGTTTATCAAGGCTGGCATTGAGTTAGAGGTTACCGATAAAAATGTATTAAAAGAATTAAGCGATCAAAATCCGAAAATAAGAGATGCAATAATTCAAATTTTAAGAAATGAAACTGCTCAAGATTTAGAAGGTTCTGAAGGACAAGCTAAGCTGCAGAATCAGATAAAGAGTCAAATCAATAAAATATTAGGAGCCGATAAGATAACGAATGTTTATTTTGATGATTTCATAGTTCAATAA
- a CDS encoding flagellar FlbD family protein, which translates to MISVTKLNGDEFIVNADMIEFIEETPDTVISLISGKKVVVKEKKGDIIRKVIEYKRKIMSS; encoded by the coding sequence GTGATAAGCGTTACAAAGCTAAATGGAGATGAATTCATCGTCAATGCCGATATGATAGAATTTATTGAGGAGACGCCGGACACTGTTATAAGCTTGATTAGCGGAAAAAAAGTTGTGGTGAAAGAAAAAAAAGGTGATATTATAAGAAAAGTCATAGAGTATAAACGCAAAATTATGTCAAGTTAA
- a CDS encoding flagellar hook protein FlgE, with protein sequence MLRSMYSAVSGLKANQAEMDVIGNNIANVNTVGFKASRMTFKEIFNQTIKGASAPQDNGGGTNPQQIGLGVAIASIDTLFSNGGSQRTDNPTDLSIDGNGFFIVNNGGANLYTRAGNFSFDSNGDLVTPDGYKVMGWISQDGKTVNTDTGNLSPISIKNWSSTSPASTKTIQLGGNLDAGTSVGSSVSYNVTIYDSQGGSHVATIQFTKQDNAGNWNATITNFDGTNLSTPVTIGTITFDSSGVIQQPAPPASPVGIFTVGVSSLPITNTNATLGDGTNITVDLSKLTMYSNPTDIRELSKDGNSAGSIESINIDQYGVVSGIYSNGRTQVIGQIALADFQNTQGLEKVGNTMFINTVNSGDPMIGAANTGTRGTIDPGTLEMSNVDLANEFANMITTQRGFEANAKVITTSDEILQDLVNLIR encoded by the coding sequence ATGTTAAGGTCGATGTATTCAGCGGTTTCAGGACTTAAAGCAAATCAAGCCGAGATGGATGTAATAGGCAACAACATTGCTAATGTAAATACTGTAGGATTTAAAGCAAGTAGAATGACATTTAAAGAAATATTTAACCAAACAATAAAAGGAGCATCAGCACCGCAAGACAATGGCGGTGGTACAAACCCTCAACAAATTGGATTAGGTGTCGCTATAGCATCTATTGATACACTGTTTTCAAATGGTGGTTCTCAGAGAACTGACAATCCAACAGATTTGTCTATAGATGGCAACGGCTTTTTTATAGTGAACAATGGTGGTGCAAATTTATATACAAGAGCTGGGAATTTTTCCTTTGACTCAAATGGCGATCTTGTAACACCTGATGGTTACAAGGTGATGGGGTGGATATCCCAAGATGGGAAAACAGTAAACACAGATACTGGTAATTTATCGCCGATAAGCATCAAGAATTGGTCAAGTACATCACCAGCTTCTACTAAAACGATCCAGTTAGGTGGCAATCTCGATGCAGGTACAAGTGTCGGAAGCTCAGTTAGCTATAATGTTACCATCTATGATTCACAAGGTGGAAGCCATGTTGCCACAATTCAATTTACTAAGCAAGACAATGCTGGAAATTGGAATGCTACAATAACAAATTTTGATGGCACTAACTTGTCCACACCTGTCACAATAGGGACAATTACATTCGATTCAAGTGGTGTAATACAGCAGCCGGCTCCACCAGCTTCTCCTGTAGGGATATTTACAGTAGGCGTATCATCACTTCCAATAACTAATACAAATGCTACATTGGGAGATGGAACAAATATTACTGTAGATCTTTCTAAGCTTACCATGTATTCAAATCCCACAGATATAAGAGAATTAAGCAAAGATGGTAATTCTGCAGGCTCGATTGAAAGCATAAATATTGATCAGTACGGTGTTGTAAGTGGCATATACTCAAATGGCAGAACCCAAGTGATCGGGCAAATAGCATTGGCTGATTTCCAAAACACCCAGGGGTTAGAGAAAGTAGGAAATACAATGTTTATAAATACAGTCAATTCTGGAGATCCAATGATAGGCGCTGCAAACACTGGGACAAGAGGTACCATAGATCCAGGAACACTTGAAATGTCAAACGTGGATCTTGCAAATGAATTTGCTAACATGATTACAACTCAAAGAGGTTTTGAAGCAAATGCAAAGGTAATAACTACATCTGATGAAATATTGCAAGATTTAGTAAACTTAATAAGATAG
- the flgD gene encoding flagellar hook assembly protein FlgD, translating to MAINTNYDNSYMNTYTDGTKVTNPNSELGKDQFLQLLVTQLENQDPLNPMDDKEFIAQMAQFSALEQMQNLNESFSAVKAYSLLGKTVTASVDSNGSSSTVTGKVDSVKFDGSNLYLEINGSDVSLDSVTSVSD from the coding sequence ATGGCAATAAATACGAATTATGATAATAGCTATATGAATACATATACTGATGGCACTAAAGTTACCAATCCAAATTCTGAATTAGGCAAAGATCAATTTTTGCAATTGCTTGTTACTCAATTGGAGAACCAAGATCCTTTAAATCCGATGGATGACAAAGAGTTTATAGCTCAAATGGCACAATTTTCAGCATTAGAGCAAATGCAAAATTTAAATGAAAGCTTTAGTGCTGTTAAAGCTTATAGTTTATTAGGAAAGACGGTTACGGCAAGTGTAGATTCAAATGGTTCCAGTTCCACTGTCACGGGGAAAGTTGATTCAGTGAAATTTGATGGTAGCAACTTGTATTTAGAAATCAATGGAAGTGATGTGTCATTGGATTCTGTAACTTCTGTATCCGATTAA
- a CDS encoding flagellar hook-length control protein FliK codes for MVQVMNILSSFVQVKNDDKTLNKKVSDFKDIIKNIKNSASKRDGKSIDGSTPLDDKQISDMIAMILNLINNSFHLNLSASQDNLESLKESILNQLDNIIASQNGTKINLSKLVEIIIKTLNDKYNLKIDANDVLNALKNVDLTKLKSDVIMLDANSITKDDVMNESNQSSSDVDVQKQLTTINDNGNARSSTNAYDSKMVVDTKVEVKNGNLSQNESQSQNDNLNGTQKDANFEISNKILSKKSDNTSQQINDGTLVETKSDNLIAFNAVQSKQVAALEGNIDSKNNVQINDIIDQIVKNVNITKTDTESNIKIQLKPDFLGNLEINIKSVDGSLTANILTDNEKVKHQIEANLNILNNQLESKGIKIDSFNVSIDRNMQFASQYSGQEDSSQRYKSPNNSKVHINYEDYDDADFQTQTYSRLNSISNDHVDVVV; via the coding sequence GTGGTGCAGGTAATGAACATATTAAGTAGTTTTGTGCAGGTAAAAAATGATGATAAAACGCTGAACAAAAAAGTTTCAGATTTCAAAGACATTATCAAAAATATCAAAAATAGTGCAAGCAAAAGAGATGGAAAAAGCATCGATGGAAGTACACCTTTAGACGACAAACAAATATCAGATATGATAGCAATGATTTTAAATTTAATAAATAACAGCTTTCATTTAAATCTATCAGCAAGCCAAGATAATTTGGAATCTCTTAAAGAAAGCATATTAAATCAGTTAGATAATATAATTGCAAGTCAAAATGGGACTAAAATAAATTTAAGCAAATTGGTAGAAATTATTATAAAAACTTTGAATGATAAGTACAACTTAAAGATTGACGCTAATGATGTTTTGAATGCATTAAAAAATGTTGATTTAACTAAACTTAAATCTGACGTTATTATGTTGGATGCTAATAGCATAACTAAAGATGATGTAATGAATGAGTCAAATCAGAGTTCAAGTGATGTTGATGTACAAAAACAGTTGACAACCATTAATGACAATGGAAATGCAAGATCCAGTACAAATGCATATGATTCTAAAATGGTCGTCGATACAAAAGTAGAAGTTAAAAATGGCAATTTATCACAAAATGAAAGTCAAAGTCAAAATGATAATTTAAATGGAACTCAAAAGGATGCTAACTTTGAAATAAGTAATAAAATATTGTCTAAAAAATCAGATAATACATCTCAGCAAATAAATGACGGTACATTAGTGGAGACAAAGAGTGACAATTTGATTGCTTTTAATGCTGTTCAAAGCAAACAAGTAGCGGCTTTAGAAGGTAATATAGATTCTAAAAACAACGTACAGATAAATGATATAATCGATCAAATTGTTAAAAACGTCAATATAACTAAAACAGATACAGAGTCAAATATAAAAATTCAGCTTAAGCCGGATTTTTTAGGAAATTTAGAAATCAACATAAAATCTGTAGATGGAAGTTTGACTGCTAACATTTTAACTGATAATGAAAAAGTGAAACATCAGATTGAGGCGAATTTAAACATATTAAATAATCAGCTTGAATCAAAGGGAATAAAAATAGATAGTTTCAATGTTTCAATAGATAGAAATATGCAATTTGCATCTCAGTACAGTGGACAAGAGGATAGCAGCCAAAGATATAAAAGTCCTAACAATAGCAAAGTGCATATTAATTATGAAGATTATGATGACGCGGATTTTCAAACGCAAACTTATTCAAGATTAAATAGCATATCCAACGATCATGTAGATGTGGTTGTTTGA
- a CDS encoding MotE family protein, translating to MEKEESINGRRPLRLFIGIFIALFVVLLVSLLFYFNIGGISNHTLKILSNVPVLKGLIQVKPTTNHADEIKKLNEELSIKQKELQSVQSALSDKEKTIEDLQSQLQKQQDEINSLKAQSNTKKTDLKTLATYYESMDPQNAANILNQITDNNVLIGILSNMNKDNASKILEQLDPKKAADITKILYANASSSP from the coding sequence ATGGAAAAAGAAGAGTCCATAAACGGAAGAAGGCCATTGCGATTGTTTATAGGTATATTCATTGCATTATTTGTAGTTTTATTAGTTAGCTTGCTGTTTTATTTTAATATCGGTGGAATTAGCAATCATACCTTGAAGATTTTAAGCAATGTACCTGTGTTAAAAGGTTTAATTCAAGTCAAACCCACGACTAATCACGCAGATGAAATAAAAAAATTAAATGAAGAGCTTAGCATAAAGCAAAAAGAATTGCAAAGCGTTCAATCTGCCTTGAGTGATAAAGAAAAAACTATTGAAGATTTGCAGTCACAGCTTCAAAAACAGCAAGATGAGATAAATAGTTTAAAAGCGCAGTCAAACACAAAAAAAACTGATTTAAAGACATTAGCTACGTATTATGAAAGCATGGATCCTCAAAATGCCGCTAATATATTGAATCAAATAACGGACAACAATGTTTTAATAGGCATTTTAAGTAACATGAATAAAGATAATGCATCTAAGATACTTGAACAGTTGGATCCTAAGAAAGCAGCAGATATAACCAAGATACTTTACGCAAATGCTTCCAGTTCACCATAG
- the fliJ gene encoding flagellar export protein FliJ, with translation MKKFRYTLETVLNIKEQKQKIEKEKMAILISKYEVQKNKLIEILNKIEKMTKENEENKVLGISAMNLRQFNLYIESLYEKYNQQKATLKEIEEEIEKERQNLMEVSKEKEALESLKEKKYEEYKYQTLIEQNLMIDEQISYKTARSTLGG, from the coding sequence GTGAAAAAATTCAGGTACACTTTGGAGACAGTTTTAAATATAAAGGAACAAAAGCAAAAGATAGAAAAGGAAAAAATGGCAATTTTGATTTCAAAATACGAAGTTCAAAAAAATAAATTAATAGAAATTTTAAATAAAATAGAAAAAATGACGAAGGAAAATGAAGAAAATAAGGTTTTAGGCATTTCAGCAATGAATTTAAGACAATTTAATTTGTACATAGAATCCCTTTACGAGAAATACAACCAGCAAAAAGCCACTCTAAAAGAGATAGAAGAAGAAATCGAAAAAGAGAGGCAAAATCTGATGGAAGTTAGCAAAGAAAAGGAAGCACTGGAAAGTTTGAAAGAAAAGAAATATGAAGAGTATAAGTATCAAACGTTGATAGAACAAAATTTGATGATCGATGAACAGATATCGTACAAAACAGCCAGGTCTACTTTAGGAGGTTAA
- the fliI gene encoding flagellar protein export ATPase FliI, whose product MSNSNFVDRCKAILQDKNFIKYYGKVSQVVGLTIESVGPISNIGDVCEIRSINGTTVYAEVMGFKDDKVYLMPLGDMDGIGPGNSVVSTGQKLKIGVGKELLGRVIDALGNPIDGKGAIKCKKLVSTNNTPPNPIERKRISEVMTLGIKAIDGLLTCGKGQRIGIFAGSGVGKSTLLGMIARNAKSDINVIALIGERGREVNEFIEKDLGEDGLKRSILVVSTSDTPALMRVKGAMAATSIAEYFRDQGLDVLLMMDSVTRFAMAQREIGLSIGEAPVSRGYTPSVFSVLPKLLERAGSSKHGSITALYTVLVDGDDLNEPITDAVRGILDGHIVLSRKLANKGQYPAIDVLSSISRVMNDIVTDEHKNLSLRFKNILSVYEESEDLINIGAYAKGSNPKIDEAILLHDDMINYIKQSTNEKYDFDDEINMLKNILNR is encoded by the coding sequence ATGAGCAATAGTAATTTTGTTGATAGGTGCAAAGCTATATTGCAAGACAAAAATTTTATCAAGTATTACGGCAAGGTAAGCCAAGTTGTTGGCTTAACAATTGAAAGCGTAGGCCCAATATCTAATATTGGCGATGTCTGTGAAATAAGATCAATAAATGGCACTACTGTATATGCAGAAGTAATGGGATTCAAAGATGATAAAGTCTATTTGATGCCTTTAGGAGATATGGATGGCATAGGTCCAGGTAATAGCGTTGTATCTACAGGGCAAAAATTAAAAATTGGCGTAGGAAAAGAATTGTTGGGAAGAGTTATTGATGCCTTAGGCAATCCGATTGATGGAAAAGGTGCAATAAAATGCAAAAAATTAGTCAGTACTAACAATACACCTCCGAATCCGATTGAAAGAAAGAGAATAAGTGAAGTGATGACTTTAGGTATAAAAGCCATAGATGGTTTGCTTACTTGTGGTAAAGGTCAGAGAATAGGAATCTTTGCAGGCAGTGGTGTTGGGAAAAGTACTTTACTTGGAATGATAGCCAGAAATGCTAAATCTGATATTAACGTTATCGCACTAATAGGTGAAAGAGGAAGGGAGGTTAATGAATTTATTGAGAAGGACTTAGGAGAAGACGGATTAAAAAGATCTATATTGGTGGTGTCTACGTCTGATACTCCTGCATTGATGAGAGTAAAAGGGGCTATGGCGGCTACGTCTATTGCAGAATATTTCAGGGATCAGGGCTTAGATGTATTGCTTATGATGGATTCTGTAACTAGGTTTGCTATGGCTCAGAGAGAGATTGGATTATCAATAGGCGAAGCACCTGTTTCAAGAGGTTATACTCCGTCAGTTTTTTCGGTTCTTCCAAAGCTATTAGAAAGAGCCGGCTCTTCAAAACATGGCTCAATAACGGCTTTGTATACAGTTTTAGTAGATGGCGACGATTTAAATGAGCCAATAACAGACGCAGTAAGAGGTATATTGGATGGGCACATCGTTTTATCGCGAAAGCTGGCAAATAAAGGTCAATATCCTGCCATAGATGTTTTATCAAGCATCAGCAGGGTTATGAATGACATTGTCACTGATGAACATAAAAATTTATCGTTGCGGTTTAAAAACATATTGTCTGTTTATGAAGAATCTGAAGATTTAATAAATATTGGCGCTTATGCAAAGGGCAGCAATCCTAAAATAGATGAGGCTATACTACTTCATGATGACATGATAAATTACATAAAGCAATCGACAAATGAAAAATATGACTTTGACGATGAAATAAATATGCTAAAAAATATATTGAACAGGTGA
- a CDS encoding FliH/SctL family protein: protein MYRILKNEDCVNSAPVTIEKPRLEKVNELTNNKLDMDDSFKYLEFKKRLEKISIIQNEIIKTAKDEAENLIKKAKEIAEEIKENAKRDGYKEGYERGYVDGLNKGLEDGKGETYGLLAEAREIKEMIADEKRNLHKEIESDIVSTVIYCVKKIIDLNIEENKDLVINLVKKGLENYEASNVVTVRVSDEDYEFLTKNKDKLLKSLNFIDDVNIVRDISLDKYDCIVQTPSGMIDCGLKTQIESIREALKGVLNEQ from the coding sequence TTGTATAGAATACTTAAAAATGAGGATTGTGTAAATTCAGCTCCTGTGACTATTGAAAAACCTCGTTTAGAAAAAGTGAATGAGCTTACTAATAATAAACTTGATATGGATGATTCTTTCAAATATTTGGAATTTAAAAAGAGACTTGAGAAGATAAGCATTATCCAAAATGAAATTATTAAAACTGCTAAAGATGAGGCAGAAAATCTTATAAAGAAGGCAAAAGAAATAGCTGAAGAGATAAAGGAAAATGCTAAGAGAGATGGGTACAAAGAAGGATATGAAAGAGGCTATGTTGATGGCTTGAATAAAGGGCTTGAAGATGGTAAAGGCGAAACTTACGGATTATTAGCTGAGGCAAGAGAGATTAAAGAAATGATTGCAGACGAAAAGCGAAATCTTCATAAGGAGATTGAAAGTGATATTGTTTCAACTGTAATTTACTGCGTAAAGAAAATAATTGATCTTAATATCGAAGAAAATAAAGATTTAGTGATTAATCTCGTCAAGAAAGGTTTAGAAAATTATGAAGCATCTAATGTCGTGACTGTTAGAGTTAGTGACGAAGATTATGAGTTTTTAACTAAAAACAAGGACAAGTTATTGAAAAGTTTGAATTTTATTGATGACGTAAATATTGTAAGGGATATTTCCCTCGATAAGTACGATTGCATTGTACAGACGCCATCAGGGATGATTGATTGTGGATTGAAAACCCAAATAGAAAGTATTAGAGAAGCATTAAAAGGTGTTTTAAATGAGCAATAG
- the fliG gene encoding flagellar motor switch protein FliG, with amino-acid sequence MSTLAKSTLSGKQKSAMLLIALGPSTAAQIYKHLKEEEIEQLTLEIANIRNISPEEKEKILDDFYNMCIAQEYIIEGGIDYAKEILEKALGSQQALEIINKLTSTLKVRPFDFVRRADPSQILSFIQNEHPQTIAMILSYLKPQQAGVILSSLPEEIQSDVAMRIAKMEATSPEIVKEVERILEKKLSSLVTQDYTSTGGIQTIVDILNAVDRSTEKNIIDTLETKDIELVEEIKKRMFVFEDIITLDNRSIQRVLREVDNHDIALALKGSNEEVQRVIYSNMSKRLADMIKEDIQYMGPVRLKDVEEAQQKVVNIIRRLEEAGEIVISRGGGDEIIV; translated from the coding sequence ATGTCTACATTGGCGAAAAGTACATTATCAGGCAAACAAAAGAGTGCAATGCTTTTAATAGCTTTAGGACCTTCGACAGCAGCACAAATTTACAAACATTTAAAGGAAGAAGAAATAGAGCAATTGACATTGGAAATAGCTAATATAAGAAATATATCTCCTGAGGAGAAAGAAAAAATACTGGACGATTTTTATAATATGTGTATTGCACAAGAGTACATAATTGAAGGTGGCATCGATTATGCAAAAGAAATTTTGGAGAAAGCTCTCGGCTCTCAGCAAGCTTTAGAGATAATAAATAAGCTTACGTCCACACTCAAAGTAAGACCTTTTGACTTTGTAAGGCGGGCAGATCCATCTCAAATATTGAGCTTTATTCAAAATGAACATCCTCAAACAATAGCGATGATATTATCGTATTTAAAGCCACAACAAGCAGGAGTTATATTGTCATCGTTACCTGAAGAGATACAGTCGGATGTTGCAATGAGAATTGCAAAAATGGAAGCCACATCGCCAGAGATTGTGAAAGAGGTTGAACGCATACTGGAAAAGAAACTATCTTCTTTGGTGACTCAAGATTACACGTCTACAGGAGGTATACAGACGATTGTAGATATTTTAAATGCAGTCGATAGATCTACAGAGAAGAATATCATTGATACACTGGAGACAAAAGATATAGAGCTTGTAGAAGAAATAAAGAAACGCATGTTTGTATTTGAAGATATTATAACATTGGATAACCGCTCTATACAAAGGGTTTTAAGAGAAGTAGACAATCACGATATTGCCCTTGCGCTTAAAGGCTCTAATGAAGAAGTACAAAGAGTTATTTACAGCAACATGTCCAAGAGGTTGGCGGATATGATTAAAGAAGATATTCAATACATGGGTCCTGTAAGGTTAAAAGATGTTGAAGAAGCACAACAAAAAGTTGTCAATATTATAAGAAGGTTAGAGGAAGCAGGCGAGATAGTCATATCCAGAGGTGGAGGTGATGAAATAATTGTATAG